GCGAGTCGCGTAGCGCTCGCCCGCCCGATACCGCTGCTCGCGCCGGTCACGACCGCAGTCTTGCCGTCTAATCGGTCTGCCATACGTTGTTGAATATTTTGTCAATATATAATCTATGGGGTAGGAGAACGGCGTTCGAGAATCGCTCGTCGCCGTCCGTTCCGCCGAGAGGTGAACCCTTATTCGCCCGGCGTCCGTCGGTTCCGACCATGACACCGCGACCGTCGACCTTCTCAATCGTCGCCCGCGACCCCGAACAGGACGCCGTCGGCGTGGCCGTCCAGTCGAAGTTCGTGAGCGTCGGCTCCGTCGTCCCGTTCGTCAGCGCGGACGCCGGCGCAATCGCCACCCAGAGCTTCGCGAACGTCACCTACGGCCCCGACGGATTGGACCTCCTGCGCGAGGGACACTCGGCCGAGGAAGTCGTTTCCGAACTGACCGACGCCGACGACGAGGCCCCGAGCAGGCAGGTCGGCGTCGTCGGAGCCGACGGGAGCATTGCGGCGTTCACCGGCGACGAGTGTTTCGACGTGGCCGGCGACATCCAAGGCGACCACTACACCGTTCAGGGGAACATCCTCGAAAACGAGGCGACGCTGGACGCGATGGCCGAGGCGTTCGAGACGACCGACGGCGGGCTCCCGGAACGTCTGCTCGCGGCGCTCCACGCCGGCAACGACGCCGGCGGCGACAAGCGCGGCGAGCAGTCCGCGGCGATGTATATCGCCAAGCCCGAGGGCGGTTACGACGGCGGCAACGACCGCTGGGTCGACGTGCGCGTCGACGACCACGACCACCCGATAGCCGAACTCGAACGCGTGTTCAAGCTGTACGACATCACGCTCTTGGAGCGCGAAGCGCCCGCCGAAACCATGTCGCTGTCGGGCGAGACGGCCGAAGCGGTCCTCGAAACGCTGTCGGTGCTCGGCTTCTACGACGGAACCCCGAGCGGCGAGTTCGACGACGAGGCCGTGGAGGCGCTCGAATCGTTCCGGGGCATGAACAACTTCGAGAACCACTCGCTTGCGGTCCTCGAAGACGCCATCGCCCGCGGCTGGGACGACGTTGCTGGCGGGGAGACTGCGGGCGAGGACGAGAGTGGGTGCGAGGACGGAACGACGGGAGCGGACGACGCGACGGACGAACTCGACGGGGAGACGAAGCTCATCGAGGCGATTTGGCAGGGCCTCAGCAGGCTCGACAGGAAGTAGTTCAAAATCAGTCTCGTCGGTCGGAGTGTGTTTCATTCGTCGAAGCGCGCCGGATGCGGTGGCGTTG
This genomic stretch from Haloferax volcanii DS2 harbors:
- a CDS encoding DUF1028 domain-containing protein, which codes for MTPRPSTFSIVARDPEQDAVGVAVQSKFVSVGSVVPFVSADAGAIATQSFANVTYGPDGLDLLREGHSAEEVVSELTDADDEAPSRQVGVVGADGSIAAFTGDECFDVAGDIQGDHYTVQGNILENEATLDAMAEAFETTDGGLPERLLAALHAGNDAGGDKRGEQSAAMYIAKPEGGYDGGNDRWVDVRVDDHDHPIAELERVFKLYDITLLEREAPAETMSLSGETAEAVLETLSVLGFYDGTPSGEFDDEAVEALESFRGMNNFENHSLAVLEDAIARGWDDVAGGETAGEDESGCEDGTTGADDATDELDGETKLIEAIWQGLSRLDRK